The region ACACAGACAGTGGTGCATGAAGATCATCATGCATCACCCGGACCGTTTCGATTCTCGCATTCATGTCTTCATTTAGCTACAGTGGTCAGCTCCGGCTGCGTGTGTTTCCGCTTAATGTACCTTGGGGCACGTACTAGTGCTCCAGGGGGGTTCGGATCTGCGGATCCATGCCTAAAAATACACAACAAGCAACAGAATTGAACGGATAAAACCCAGCACACGACCCAGTCATTCTTCGGTCATTCCCAGGCTAGAAGTGTTtacgagcaagcgagcgccaGTGCGAGGgcgtgtgcgagcgaacgagcgaaagtatgacgaatggtggtggtttgcccAGCTGATAAGCGCGGTAATTACTCGTCCCATCTGTTCGGTGCGGGGACATGGCCATCAGTTCGCCAttaggatgatgatgttgcgctGATCACGAGGGATGTCGCCGCTTATCAGTGCACCCGGGGACTCCGGTACACCGGATGGTTCCCACCCAACCGGGCGAAACACAGAATGCCCTTCTGACGGATTTGGCATGCTTCAATTTTTTATCATGCCGGATaatcgcatcggatcggatcgaaaccGTTGTTACTTACGGCGGTAAAGAGTGATCTTCGGCCTAGTGGTGGTGCCTGGAACACGATATCGCTGTGGTATGAAGTTCCGTTGTTGGAGGAGTTGCCGACGGATTGTGCCCTTCGGCGGGGCGGTCGTTGCGGTGTCATCAGCGATCCGATGCCCAACAGGAGATGGTCCGGTCGTTAGCCACTCGGTAGCCCTCGCCGTTTCGCTTAAGCttctttgtcgtttttttttctttctctccccttcgTCTTGATTAGCGTGGTGCAGTCGACGGGTTAGTCATCGATGGCTGTACGGTGACGGACCGGAAGGGGATGGATGGAACTGGTTTCACGTTGGCACTGCTATGCAGCCGTTCTGCGGTAGCCACCGATCCGTAGCCAAGCCCCGATGACgacgcaaatgatgatgatgatgatgatgacgcagaGAGGCCTATACTTTCTTCACGCTCGTGCACAACCGGAGGAATCACGCACCTGCACTTAGAGGGTGGGGGAGGTAGAACGGCGGCACACTTGAATGCACTTTTTTGCACTGCACTTGCGGCGAGCGCTTCGCCTTGACACACGATGCGGGGGGAGGATGATCACGGACCGCCGTTGACCACTTTTCGCATCTCGACGGACGGCTGAACAATCGGAGAACTTTTTCCAAACAGCCCCGTGGCTGGGTTTTACGTTGCTGCTACGGTCAAGGCGTTCTGAGATGAATCACGGAACATCATCTGCATCGCTCGTTGccgttggctgttgctgctgcaccgcaccTCCGCCGCGCACACTTTACCCACTTTCCACAGAAACAAGTTTGGATTTTGCACGACGACAAAACCCAGCTCCACCACGGTACGCGGCGTGAGTTTGGGGGCCCTTTTTCCGGAAACGAATATGTAAATGCGACTATTTTCCTTTATGTTCTCGTTCCGAACGAAGaaggaggggtggggggggggggggggttctcgAGGTTCTGCTTGACAGCTGATGCGACGTCAGGGTAGCGCTtgtttttggcctttttccAGCCTTTTAAGCCACGGATGTTGAGAAATAAAACGAATGCTCCAGCATACCGAATCTGTTGAAACGAAGCACAATTCTTTCCCGAAATACACGAATTCGATTCAAAATTTGTCGATCTGCTGGTGCGCTTATGGATCCACATCACCGGAGACCATAACAAAACGAGTTTCGTTAACTTTTTCGTCAAGTTTTGACCGTTagttgttttcatttggatTTCGTTCGTGATTTGATCCAGTAACCTGTGGAGATCCAGATTTTCCAAAATGGACCTACTCGCTGAGCTACACCGCGATATTACTAATTTTCTATCTACCTCAGGATACACGTCGGGTTACACACTAAAATTCCTCGACCGACGGCTCTGCCAGACGGGTGATGTGATGATCAGACACGGAATCGAGTCGGAACTGCAGCTGGACGTGGAGCGCCTGGTGCGAGAAAGCCGGGAGTGGAAGCTTCCGATCGAGCGTGCCATGCTTGATGGTAACACGGGGCGCCTTTGGATTCAGCGTGCCACTGCCTACCGGTGGGGTCTTGAGAGCTATCGACAAAGGCCGCTACATGGTGTAGGCTGCGAGCGAATCTTCTTCGTGGACGAACCGCCAACAGGTGACCAGGAACGAGACACCAATGGACCACCGAACGCGCTCACTTTGGCCACTTTTCGTGCAAATGCACTGAGGAAGGTTTTGCGCAACTGTTTCACCTACGCCGGTTATCAGTTGGTCAGCGAACAGGAGGTGAAAGTTAATGGTGATCAAGGACCGAGGGACCTCATCGAGATCGCAGTAGTGCACAGAAAGACTAGAGGCGGGACCGAACAGCAAAGCGGCGCAAAACGAATCGAGATACTGTGCGGACCGGTTTTGCATGGCGCAGACCTAAGCACGGCGGACGATTACATAGCACGCCGCTCGAACGATATGCAACTCATCGCACAGCACAAGTACCGGGTGGATCTTCGGCACATGCCCTACAGTCACTCATCCATCGCCAGCCTTGGCCGTTCGGCGGCCATCGTGGATGTCCTGCAGGCAAAACATTCCAGCGCGATCGATATGCGGCGCGGACTGGCCAGTAGTACGATCTCCTCCAGCAAGGGCGCTTCCTTTATCCTGTACAATTACGCCCGGCTGGCGGCACTGTTTGAAAAGTACGAGACCATGCGGCAGACACAAGGCTATCCGGAGTTGCCGTCAACCGTGGAAGGACTCGATTTTACTTTGCTCACCGAACCGGACGAGTGGCAGCTGCTGTTCGTGTACGTGATCGGTTTTCCGGCCGCCCTACGCCAGACGCTCGGTGATGGGATGCTGGAACGGATGGTCCCTCATCGGCTGGTGGAGTTTACGTTTGGATTGGTGTCCTGCCTCAGCAAGTACTACCGCCAGACGCGCATCTTGACGGAGAACCGCCCGAAGCTTGTGCCGGCCATGCTGGTCCGGTTGTGTCTGCTGCGAAGCGTATATCACACGCTGGACGTTCTGTTGAATCTTCTCGGTCTGGAAGCGGTTACGAAGATGTAGGAAAAGATAGAAAGGACACACGCAGGAAATGCTTTATTCCTACATTACCCCTAACGTGTGGAATTGTTATGTTGAATTCTTCGAGAACGAAGATGTAAGCGCGACGGATGCTTCCTTTTATTATCCTTAAACATGTAAATATAAATTATTGAATTTGTCGTTTTACAAAAAGGACGAATATTTTAGAATATTACTTTGAATTTACGTGGTCGAGAAACAATGAACGTTGTTGAATTTTCCCAGTTACTTTTcttgagtgtttttttaaatttatttggaTGGTTTCTTGTCGGCTTTTGTTCTATtgtggttttggttttatttcataaaaaaaagaaaattcctGAACATTAATCTCAATCTCCCCGTCCCGCCCGGAACGGAGCGTCCAATCGCTACTGCGATAGAGTAAAGTTTCGATTAAAATCACGTCATTTTTGCACCAGTAATAGTAGAACAAGGGTACGGGTCCGACCAGTGAGTATGCGCGGAAAGAATGGTGCCCGGGGGAACGGTAATAATGATAAAATTGAACCTCACGCCAAATTGCGGCCGCCTAATCGTCCTTTCGCCGATGGATCGGAATGACAAACTTGTCGAATGGGCTCGCATATCGGAAGCTGCAATCTTCAAACACTTGGTTCGGGATGCCGATGTTACACAGGTACAGCCGTCCACATGCCTCTTCGTGTATTCCGCTCATAGGGAGAATCGGCAGGATGGAACACTTGATCGGGATGCCTTCGAAGCCTTCGTTGGGTGGTTTAATGGCAAGTACCGGGGCCCTGCTATCGGTGACGAACTTGCGTAAAGCAGGGCTCGGTAAGTGATTGGTGGAGGCCATAATCACGAGATCACACGACGGTAGAgctgtgaaaatggaaagccaTTAGCCAATTGTGAAGCTGAAGAGGGTTTCTCCTCTCACTTACATTCTACATCGGTGGTGAGTCCATTGCCGGTCAAACAGTACAGTCTCCGATCGTCCGTTTCCTGCGTGTTGGCAGAGTCCTCCGTCAAGTGGCATACCATCGTTTCCAGCCCGTGGCTAGCGAGTAGCCGGGCCGTACAGAAGCCAACGTCGCTGAGCCGTTCTTCCTCGGTATACCGTTCGAAATAGAGCCTAGGCTGGGAACCGTGCGGCGGTTTCTCGTGCACATCCTCTCCGATGATGCTCTGCATCAGATGGTCCACGCCGAGATAGGTACCGCGCTTGGCTTCATCGAGAATGAGCACAATTTTgggccactggtgctggttgttgggTGTGAGTCGCCTCGAACCaccgagcagctgcagcgccAACTCCGTGGCACCGCGTGCCAGAAAGTCGTtctgccgatgccgatcgtaaCCTTTGATCACGGCATGGAACTCGATCCAATAGAACAGAATTGGCAGAATCGACGGAATCACCAGACCCTCGTCCGTTAAGTACTCGCGCGTCGTCTTGACGACGGCGGGCGGCTTTTTGAGATACTCGATCCTGCGATACTGTGCCGGTACCGAGGCTAGCACGTTCTCGTCGTGCCGGTACTTGGTTTTGGTGGCCGAGCTTGGCTGTTGGTGACGCTTGGAGCCTCCACCGCTGGTTaaatcaccagcaccgccaccagcggccTCCGCTGCCGCTTTCGACTGGTTCGCATCGATCTCGCTCCAGATGGCCTGCTTATCGAAGAGGGCCAGGTTTttctcgaaatcgaaatccttATCCATCACGATCGGATCATCGTCCGGTGAGCCGAACGTACTCTCTTTGGCAAGATTTTTCCGGCTGCGTCCGCCCACCTTTCCCCCGTTGTTTGGTGCATGTTTGCTGAGCTTACTGGTgctcgaggtggtggtgctgctgttgttgttattgttgctgacTCCATTGCCGCCGTATGAGACGGCTGTTACTGTGACGGAGGATGACGAAGTTTTGACCGTGGTCCTGCTAGTTGCCACGATGTCCTGCTGTGGTGGAACCTCTTTCCGGGTGATGGTTTTGAAGCTCAGATCGTCAAACTGCTCCTCGAGCGTGCTTTCTGCCGCCGCCGGGCCTGTGTATTTCGTCGGAATACTCGGAACGTTGCTGCACGCGATCAACTCGAACTTGGCGATATCGCGCGCGCTCAGCGTCACCTCCACGGTGCTCTTCTTCAGGGGGATCCCGTTTCGCACCGCCTTCGTGATGACCACCTCGGTCGGTGTGACGCGCCTGATGATGCCCTGGAAGATGCCGATATCGTTGCGGCAGTGTATCGACACCGACTTTCCGATCCACTTTTCCGCCATGGTCTCCAACGAAACCTATTTTTTAAAGTTTAGTTTAGTTGTTTTTAGTTGTTTAGAAGCGCGTCCAACGAAACGTCAAACACGAGCCCGAGTATTCATTTTAAACAGCCCGGTAAACCGCCGCCCATAAGGTCTTGCAGTTCGATGGAGAGTAATTAAGGAGCGTAGTAATCTGCGGATTGCGGAAATTAAGAAGATGCGTCAGTTAACAATACCATTAATTGCTCAATCAAATTTCTCAGTGTGAAGTTCATCCAGTTCTAAGTTGCGCGCGGAATTTCAACCAATTTTTCCTGATCaaaattggttggttggttggtgggttggttagttggttgtGTGCAAGTTTCAGCCCACGtatcaaaacaatcaaaagtgttgtgtttgtgttcggaAGTGTTGGGAAAATCTCGCTCGAATTGCGGCTTTTCGTCTTGATTTAGGAAAGTAaatcatttctgtttgcgtttAATTAAGGGCGAGGTAGTGTCGGAAGTAAATGCGGTTAAATTCGGCTCGCtaaagcagcatcatcacccagCCTCACGTGTTCATTAGGCGCGTCATTCcaaaaaaatcatttgttcGTATTTGTGGCGTCGTGATACCCGCCCAATAAACCCGAAAAAGGAGAATTTccagattgttgttgctgcataAATTGTTTAGTGGATTCGgttaattaaaacatcatcaaccgaTTTAGACTGACTCCATGCATGAGCGATTTCGATTCTCAAGCACCGAAACATCAGCGGTGACCTTGGGCACCACACATCTTTCCATCCACTGGCCAACTATTTGCACCCACAACTTGCGGCGTTATTGGCGTACTTTATTAATGGGGGCTTAAGGTCACCGCATGATTTGCTATACGAGTTTGTTTTAAGTAGTACCGTCAAAGCAGACTGCAAAGATGACTCAATTGTCTAAGCTGCTGATAAAAACTAGCCAAATAAAATTTGGCCAAACAGTGCCAAAATCATAGAACATGTGCAACTGTTCTTCTAATCGCAAAGGACCTTATCTTGTTCTCGGAAAGAACAAACATCCGGCCAGAATGGGGATTCCGCTGCAAGAGCGGGGAAGAATGTTGGCGCACAACAAATGGGAAGCACTATGAGGTCATGCGACTGAGTTTACTTGGAATTTCCGGAAAAAAATAGTTTGCGTGTAATAGTTCCTACCATAAAATTATCAACTTTTAGTCTAATTCCATCGATCATAAacttttaatgaaaaacattaaataattgAGGGTGCGCTAAATCATTGCTTTTAAAAGgatacttttattttattttaaaggATACTTTTGTATGTGGTGGTGAACGCGATCCACATTGCGAGTGTATTCGTGTAGCTGAACCTCCTGCGCGCGTCCTGCACAAAATAGAGGAAAAACATAGTTTCCTTAAAACCTTCGGTCCGAGTCCTTTACCAACTTTGCGGCGCTCAGGAAACAAACCCggattgtgtgtgttttttgtgaaatttccAACTATTTCGGTGAATTGTTGGTCAGTGGCGTGCAAAACCTCACTCTGAACGTGCATTCCTCTGGCTTGGATGAAAATAGAACCAAAATAGCTTGTCACACCGTACCTAGCCGCAAAGGCAAGGATTCGCTCGAGTGTTTTGTTGGCATGCCGGGAGTGACTAACAATTCGGTTTATTAATCATGTAGTATTTGCTAAACCTTTTAACTGATAGTTGGTGCTTACTGTGAAATATTGCAGCTTTAATTGTGGggtgcaaaaagaaaaaaagggtctTCATTTCGACTGTGCTGTACCATTTTTATCTAGTAGTCTGCCTGGCATCGTAACGATCGATACGCTTTGCCAGAGCGGCGACggcagtgaaagtgaaatctagagaaaaaaaggaaatagcGCATATCCTGTCGTGTCCATGGCCGTGCTCTAGATTGtccattaaaattaatgttgTTTGTTACTTTTGCTGTTATCATTTGTAGGATTCCGTGATTCGGTGGTATCGACGAGTGCTGCCTATGCATCCTTTGATTAGGCAAAGAATCATCGGCAAAGTTACTAGCGAGTGTACTTGGCGCGTTCGTGATAGTTTGCACTTTTTGTTACACCTAATGGTGTGGAGCATTGCAGTGCTTTATCAGTGAAAATTCGTGTCCCTTTGGTGTGGAAAGCATATCGAAAGCGTGGTTCCCGAAACGAAGGCTTGAAGTGAACGGAGTGTGACATCGCGGCACCGTTAGCATGGGGAATATACACACCGTCGGTCCCAACGAGGCCCTCATCGTATCAGGTTTGTGCTCCTTTTATCAGATACTCCGCTGCCACCAGTAGACAATGCTAACAATCAATACAATCTGTCAGCCTTATCGTTAGTTCATCATTTGTGTGTGCGATAGAAACAAAACCGATGCTCTACACGCCATTTAACATCTGCACTACACGTTCTTTCTTATCAATGGAGAGACTGAATGTAttctagaagaagaaaaatggaaaacgcacCGCATCATCTCAGCACTCACCGCAGTCTCGTTGCAGGCCCGTTGGAAAAGACGACGGCGTTGTCTGAATTCCGGGTGCTGAGAACACTTGAAAGGCTTTgcctcgtcgtcgccatcgtgacCGTTCTAGCGCACCGTCAGCAGACAGGagcctttcttcttccttcgggGCAACGCGTTATGCCACACTCCTCGGGGACGGGACTTTACGGGAGGAAAATCGATCCACCAATTTTCCCGCCCAACGGCCCCTACTGTGTACCCGATGTGTAAAGCGATACTTAACcattcccccaaaaactctGGCCCGCCAGTTTCACTCGCCGCGCAGCCAGCCTGCTAGTGTTAACTATCCGTGTGGGGCACGTTAGCCCATCGCGTCCGAGGGCTTTATCCTTTTGTGTGGCCTCTTGTCCCGCATTGTGGCCGTTGTTTGTCGGGAGTGGGAATCGAGTGTTAAATCGGGGCTACCACAGGACGCCGTTTTACGTCGCGGAAGCGCAGGCCGAAGGAACGGCCGAAAGCGGTCGCGGatgggatttttcttttcttttcctccttcgagTCGTATTACTGCAATCGGTTGTCCCTTCAGTTGCCATGTTATCGTCTTTAGCGCACGCGATTCTCATCGTTTTGTATCGTCGTGTCTTGTCGTGGTTTTGCTGGTGATAAATTCCTTTGGACATTTCAAGCGTGTGTCCGGTCGCTCGTGTTGATATCTCATTTATCTAGATGATTGGCAGCAGCGCACCGTGTTTAGCATCGCGGCATATACCTTTCTATCGATCCACAGCAGCACTTTGCCTaattaaacaaacagaaatACGAGACTGCAACACTCCCGGGAGCTATATCCGATCCAATGGAGCGCTACATAGCTTATGACCTGTGGCCTATCCCCGTACCGCGTACACTAGAACGCATTCCAACGTTATGCACTATAGCAAAAGGTCGAAGCTATTACTGGACTTAGTTAACTCTAACATTCAGATGCCTTTACAGGACTGCGTATCTATCCGCGATGGGGAAACCACAtaaaaaacaacttaaagTAACCGGATATGGATAGCTTATTTCCTTCCGACCGACAACACTGGCTACGCCACTCCCATAAAACTTCCGTCAGCGGCGCCAGGATGTCCCAGTAAGCAGGGGGCAAGGGCATGCGCTGCGGCAAGCGGTTTACTCGCTGACTCTCCCCAGTTACCACAGTATCCGCTCCagtttccacattttccgcaCTCGATCACAGGCGAATGACTTCCCGACGACTTTAATGAATTTGTTTCGTCCTTTCTTCGTCGGCATCTTgtcgctcgttcgttgtttGCCCGTTGAGCATTGTTCCAAGACCGATTATCAAGACGGACGTGGGACGCCCCAATCAATACTTGTCACTTTTGCGAGTGTTGATGGGGTTAATATGTGACAAatgcataaattattcaagCGACTATCGATTTCCAAGGGGACAAGAGGCCTTAATGAAGTTTTATTAATGCATTTACTCGCTTAGAATCAACACACATTGTTTTGTTGGCAAGGATGCCTTCTCGAGGGGCCAGAACGTCGGAAAGCGATGTTCGATTGCGTGGAGCACCATGCGTCCGCTTGCTCCACCGCATTCATTGGCGTTAGTGGATGGTGTAGGTATTCAATCATGAGTGCCCCAGTATCGTGTCAAATATGAAATTGTTTCAACAAATATAcgccggctctctctctctctctctctctctctctctctctctctctctctctctctctctctctctctattagAATCACAGCAAAACTGCGGCACTTATGCTTTATTTTCCTGCCAATGCTCCTCCCCCTCGCGCCTTCCTTCCCACGATGCCATCACGGTGGCAACATGtttgccatccatccattctgcGAGCACATCGCACATCGCTTCGCTCTTGCAGGCGTCGGGAAATGGGTCGGGAAAACGGTGCTGACGTCACCGGGGTTAAAAATAGCCAGGAAAAGTCGGTTGCCGGCCGCCACTGTTCACTCTAGCTACCGTTGCTTGCCGACTTTTCCGGTTTGCCGGGCATCTGGGTGGTACTGGGGCGAGGATGGATGAGGTTGCCTCTGGCTAAACTATCTCTGGCGGAGCACGGACTGGTGCTGGAGCGGAATTatgctgtttgcttgttcgGTGGATGACGGGTCGCGTCGCGTATCCTTGCTTTCTGTCACCATGATGTGTCCATGCCCGCCCGAGGAACGTTCTGGTTTCATTTTGCGGAACGAGGAAACCCACCCGGTGGCCAGTTGGCTCGCGGGGTTGTTCACCAGTTTCCCGCAGTCCTGGGGGCCGGAGGCGGAGGAGGGATACTGTATCTGCGGCTCGTCGTGATGGCACCGGCGAACTAGGTCGGAAGCAGCGTTCGCAGCGATGGCGATAAAAGCCggggaaaatgataaaaagggGTTAAAATGGACGGAGGCTGTTAAAGAAGAGAAGATGCTGTTCTAGAGGGTTTTTATAAATAGAAAAGGGTGAAAACGGAACAGGCcaccagaagaaggagaagaagtgaTTTGAGGCATGGCGCTGTTTAGCATAATGCCGAATACTACGGGGAAGGGAGCCGCTATATACAAAAACGTACACAGATAGCTATTAGCGTTAATTAATTCTATTGATAAATGGTAAACGTATTGGGTTTGGTATCCTTTCAATTGAACATATTTCGTACATTACATCAATAGTGTTTAATTTGTTCATGTATAACATGTTTAGCTCatcaattatgcaaaaatCCACTCGGCGTTCGACGAGTTGCACGCTATCGTTCGGCTTATTGCATACTTGTAGACGCAATGCTTACTTATCGTTGGCAGATGACTACGTAAGTTCTCTGGCCACAAGACAAACGTGATTTCGCCATGATCGGGAAGGGCCCCTGTTTTCGAGATGTACATCGAGATGAGGTTGGCATTTTGCTCACAACAAAccaatttaattttctgttATGCATTATTCAAGCATATTCGATCAGATATCAGGGTTATCATATCTCTTAAAGTTATGCATTTAAGAGTACATTTGCAAAAAGCTCACTCCGTAGAAACTGCGTGGAGGTAATGTGTGGAGATGTAGAGAATGGATTTTTATTACTAACGTTAATGTTGCAAACGTTCCATCGAAACGTATTTTCCAAACGCTCTATGCGCCAATATTTGTTTTCCTGATGCAGCGTCCGTTTAAGAGCAGAATTCTCAAGAGGACTGCCAAATATAGACGTTGTTTCGGGTTTCGTTTCCTAATTCCGCCCTCGCCAAAAAGGGGTCGGATGAATCCACTTCACTCATCCAGTACAGTCAGTTATTAACAGCTAAGGCCAGCGAACCTGCGTGTGAATATTCATTATTGAAAAGGTTTCCTCCAATACCTTCGGTCGCAACAGGGGCATCTTACTCTCGCTTCGGATGTGCGTTTCTCTGACTGAGAAGACTTAAAAATTTATGAGTTTTTATCGAAACCCCCAAACACACCAGCCACCGACGCACGCGTGTATGGTGTacaacgggtttttttttgtagagaaGCTGCAAAACTCGAGGGGTGAATCCATGCAAAGTGAGAGTTCCTGCCAGTCGTCCGTTTGAAGAGGCACACTCCACTGTTGCACCGTGAAGGGGACGAAGCAAGGGATTGCTGCTTCTTACGATTAATTTAAAGAGCTGTTTGGCAACAAATGCTCGAACGAAGGGGTCGAACCGTCGCGAGAAGGGGTACTCGttatctgctgctggcaaGGATTGCGAATTGCACACCGGCCGGTCTGTGTCATTAACATCAAATATCAGGCATGCGTTTTGGGGTGTTTTCCTCACTCTCAACGCATTCCGTGCAGCTGATGACATGCAGCATGGGTGCTGGTTACTTCCAAAGGAGTGTGTTAGATACGGAAGGTTTAGTTTTATTGTCGCATACAGTCATGTTAGGGCGACTATCCCTTGGTGCTAAATCATAGTAGAACAGGCTGAGTAACGACGATTCGAGCTGTTTTACGCATGGATTTGTACTTCACTTTTCGTGGACTGTCTCAACAATTCACGCAATTGTGAAACACTTTCTTtatattttcctttcgatcaAATCAAGTGTATTTGTTGAGTCACGAATTCGGTTAGGATAACGATTTCCCACAATAATGACCATACGAATACCTTGCCCTCGCAGGACGCTGTAGATAGGGATGGAAGGGCTAGTGGTTTACCATGACGTCCGTCATAATCTTTCATCGCGGTGATTAGTGCCGACGGTAGGGCCCGGAGCGTGCGCGCACGTGCAGTTTGAATATGGTTCCGGTGGCAGACTGTGAACGGTAGTATCAAGGATGTTGTTCACCATCTTCTTACCCTATACCAAGTGGTGGTCAAGTTTTAGTATGTTGCGGGCTAAATGGATCTTTCGTAtaatattttgtttaataataataattattattaatcaATGTTATTGCAATAATTTGATAATGTACCTTGAATGAATTATACAACTCAAAATGGTGCTTTTGTGCTTCAATGTGGTCTTTTCGGCACATTTTCACgcaaattttgttttatttttagctaTATTTTCTCTGCATTCGCTGCGCATTCATTTCTCAAATCAACAtcatttgatttgctttaaaATATATTACTTAACACGAAAGCCGAAGAATCTTTCGGATAATAATGACCTTGAGCAATTGTTTACAATTTTCCCAACAACATTTTCGCATAGAAATCATCGCGGGACCGCCAGGTTGACCACCACTGGCTCTACTAACCGTACGCAACAACATCCTAGGCACATGCCGTGCGGCTGATAATGCTTCCTGCATTCTCCAACGCCAGCATTTAGGCATAATCTGCCGGACTGTACGGGAAAgactttcattttcgt is a window of Anopheles aquasalis chromosome 2, idAnoAquaMG_Q_19, whole genome shotgun sequence DNA encoding:
- the LOC126570525 gene encoding DALR anticodon-binding domain-containing protein 3; translation: MDLLAELHRDITNFLSTSGYTSGYTLKFLDRRLCQTGDVMIRHGIESELQLDVERLVRESREWKLPIERAMLDGNTGRLWIQRATAYRWGLESYRQRPLHGVGCERIFFVDEPPTGDQERDTNGPPNALTLATFRANALRKVLRNCFTYAGYQLVSEQEVKVNGDQGPRDLIEIAVVHRKTRGGTEQQSGAKRIEILCGPVLHGADLSTADDYIARRSNDMQLIAQHKYRVDLRHMPYSHSSIASLGRSAAIVDVLQAKHSSAIDMRRGLASSTISSSKGASFILYNYARLAALFEKYETMRQTQGYPELPSTVEGLDFTLLTEPDEWQLLFVYVIGFPAALRQTLGDGMLERMVPHRLVEFTFGLVSCLSKYYRQTRILTENRPKLVPAMLVRLCLLRSVYHTLDVLLNLLGLEAVTKM
- the LOC126570524 gene encoding enhancer of mRNA-decapping protein 3, with protein sequence MAEKWIGKSVSIHCRNDIGIFQGIIRRVTPTEVVITKAVRNGIPLKKSTVEVTLSARDIAKFELIACSNVPSIPTKYTGPAAAESTLEEQFDDLSFKTITRKEVPPQQDIVATSRTTVKTSSSSVTVTAVSYGGNGVSNNNNNSSTTTSSTSKLSKHAPNNGGKVGGRSRKNLAKESTFGSPDDDPIVMDKDFDFEKNLALFDKQAIWSEIDANQSKAAAEAAGGGAGDLTSGGGSKRHQQPSSATKTKYRHDENVLASVPAQYRRIEYLKKPPAVVKTTREYLTDEGLVIPSILPILFYWIEFHAVIKGYDRHRQNDFLARGATELALQLLGGSRRLTPNNQHQWPKIVLILDEAKRGTYLGVDHLMQSIIGEDVHEKPPHGSQPRLYFERYTEEERLSDVGFCTARLLASHGLETMVCHLTEDSANTQETDDRRLYCLTGNGLTTDVESLPSCDLVIMASTNHLPSPALRKFVTDSRAPVLAIKPPNEGFEGIPIKCSILPILPMSGIHEEACGRLYLCNIGIPNQVFEDCSFRYASPFDKFVIPIHRRKDD